Proteins encoded within one genomic window of Fragaria vesca subsp. vesca linkage group LG1, FraVesHawaii_1.0, whole genome shotgun sequence:
- the LOC101313364 gene encoding probable LRR receptor-like serine/threonine-protein kinase At5g63710-like yields MSAASSRWDPLKPIISWLMVLILLKISFASTEPDIEGEALIDLLTALNDSNGRIDWNNHLVSPCFSWAHVTCRNGNVISLSLASNGFSGTLSPSIVKLKYLSSLDFQDNSLTGTLPVYLANLTHLQNLNFANNNFRGPIPDSWGRLSSLKHLVLKGNDISGDIPDSLSNITGLTELDLSCNDLAGKIPMQLFTVPTFNFTGTRLTCGSSLKQPCASGSSLGVSTKKSKLGRVITLASCGITILLFIGAIFGCRYYHMNKLKHDVFVDVVGEYDCKISFGQLRRFSWREIQLATDNFDESNIIGQGGFGRVYRGVLSDNVKIAVKRLTDYNSPGGEAAFLREVQLISVAVHRNLLRLIGFCTTASERVLVYPFMKNLSVAYRLRDLKPGEKGLDWPTRKRIAFGAANGLEYLHENCNPKIIHRDLKAANILLDDDFEPVLGDFGLAKLVDTKATHVTTQVRGTMGHIAPEYLSTGKSSEKTDVFGYGITLLELVTGQRAIDFARLEEEEDVLLLDHIKKLQRENRLDDIVDGNMKTYDVKEVGTVIQVALLCTQSSPEDRPTMAEVVRLLQGVDLAERWAEWEQLEDVRSREFSLVSHQFAWAEESTHDQVAIQLSKPR; encoded by the exons ATGTCTGCAGCTTCTTCAAGATGGGATCCTTTAAAGCCAATCATAAGTTGGCTGATGGTACTGATTTTGCTCAAAATCAGTTTTGCATCTACGGAGCCTGATATTGAAG GTGAAGCACTGATCGATTTGCTTACAGCACTGAATGATTCCAATGGCCGAATTGACTGGAATAATCATCTTGTCAGCCCATGTTTTAGCTGGGCTCATGTCACTTGTAGAAATGGCAATGTCATATCCCT GAGCCTGGCATCAAATGGATTTTCTGGAACACTTTCTCCTTCCATTGTCAAATTAAAATATTTGTCCAGCCT GGACTTTCAAGATAATAGTCTAACAGGTACGTTACCTGTTTATCTTGCCAACTTGACACATCTCCAGAATCTAAACTTTGCAAATAATAACTTCAGAGGTCCTATACCGGATAGTTGGGGTCGACTTTCCAGTTTAAAGCATTT GGTATTGAAAGGTAATGACATCTCTGGTGATATTCCGGATTCACTTTCTAATATCACTGGTTTGACTGAATT GGATCTTTCATGTAATGATTTAGCTGGAAAAATTCCAATGCAACTGTTCACGGTTCCAACTTTCAA TTTTACAGGAACTCGTCTTACTTGTGGCTCTAGCTTGAAGCAGCCTTGTGCTTCTGGCTCTTCTCTTGGAG TTTCAACCAAGAAATCAAAACTTGGAAGAGTTATAACTTTGGCAAGTTGTGGCATTACTATACTTCTTTTTATCGGGGCTATATTTGGATGTCGATATTATCACATGAACAAACTGAAGCATGATGTGTTTGTTGATGTTGTGG GTGAATATGACTGCAAAATATCCTTTGGCCAATTGAGAAGATTTTCTTGGCGTGAAATTCAACTTGCCACAGATAATTTCGATGAGAGTAACATAATTGGACAGGGAGGCTTTGGAAGAGTTTACAGAGGTGTTCTCTCAGACAATGTAAAAATTGCAGTTAAACGCCTTACGGACTATAACAGTCCTGGTGGAGAGGCTGCATTCCTGAGAGAAGTACAACTTATTAGTGTTGCTGTTCATAGGAATCTTTTACGGTTGATTGGCTTTTGCACAACTGCATCTGAAAGGGTCCTTGTTTATCCATTCATGAAAAACCTGAGTGTTGCGTATCGCTTGAGAG ATCTGAAACCAGGAGAGAAAGGCTTGGACTGGCCAACAAGGAAGCGCATCGCTTTTGGTGCAGCCAATGGCTTGGAGTATTTACATGAGAATTGCAATCCTAAGATTATCCACCGGGACTTGAAGGCTGCAAACATTCTTCTAGATGATGATTTTGAGCCTGTTCTTGGAGACTTTGGGCTAGCAAAGCTAGTTGATACAAAAGCAACTCATGTTACTACTCAAGTGCGTGGCACCATGGGTCATATTGCCCCTGAATATCTGTCCACTGGAAAATCTTCAGAAAAGACTGATGTTTTTGGATACGGTATCACCCTTCTCGAACTAGTCACTGGTCAGCGTGCAATAGATTTTGCTCGGCTTGAAGAAGAGGAGGATGTTCTTCTGCTTGACCAT ATCAAGAAGCTGCAGAGAGAAAATAGGCTTGATGACATTGTGGATGGAAATATGAAGACCTATGATGTAAAAGAAGTCGGGACTGTCATTCAGGTTGCATTGCTCTGCACCCAGAGCTCACCCGAGGACCGTCCAACAATGGCAGAAGTGGTTAGATTGCTGCAGGGAGTAGATTTAGCAGAGAGATGGGCTGAGTGGGAGCAGCTTGAAGATGTAAGGAGTCGTGAATTCTCGCTCGTGTCACACCAGTTTGCATGGGCTGAGGAGTCTACACATGATCAAGTAGCTATACAGTTGTCCAAGCCAAGATAG